The genomic DNA ACCATATCCACTTCATGAAGTCATTCTCCAAGATAGTGGTTCTCTTCTACAAAGGTCAGCGTTATCTTATACAGAACACTGTTTCACACAATGTCTCTGTAGAAAAATAAAGGGTCTCTTTCATTTGTCTTAGTAGTCAGGTTGCAGTCAATTGCATTTCAAtttaggaagtaaactgaaatttcaATATCACAGAGCGCATTcagattttgttacgtcacacccttattctaaaatggattaattggATTttgttcatcaatctacacacaataccccataatgacagtgaaaacaggtttttagaaatttttgcaaatgtagaataaaataaaaataaaatgtattcagaccctttgctatgagactcgaaattgagctcaggtgcatcctgtttccattgatcatccttgaaatgtttctacaacttgattagagtccacctgtggtaaattcaattgattggacttgatttggaaaggcatacacctgtctatataaagtcccacatttgacagtgcatgtcagagcaaaaaccaagccatgaggtcaaaggaattgttcgtagagctccgagacaggagtgTCGGCATAATTCTGGGGAtgggaaccaaaacatttctgcggcgttgaaggtcccaaagaacagtggcctccatcattctttaatggaagaagtttggaaccaccaagactcttactagagctggccgcccggccaaactgagcaatcgggggagaagtgccttggtcagggaggtgaccaagaacccaatggtcactctggcagagctttagagttcctctgtggagatggttgtccttctggaagattctcccatctctgcggcactccaccaatcaggttttCATGAttgagtggccaggcggaagcaaccctctgtaaaaggcacatgacagcccgcttggaatttgaaacaagattctctgggctgatgaaaccgacatttaactctttggcctgaatgccaagtgtctggaggaaacctggaaccatccctacggtaaagcatggtggtggcggcatcatgctgtggggatgtttttcaacgacagggactgggagactagttaggatggaaagtacagagatccttgatgaaaacctacttcagagtgctcaggacctcagactggggcgaaggttcaccttccaacaggacaacgaccctaagcacacagccaagacaacgcaggagtggctttgggacaagtctctgaatgtccttgtgtcccagccagagtccggacttgaacccaatctaacatctctggagagacctgaaaatagctgtgcagcaacactccccatccaacctgacagagcttgagaggatcttcagagaggaataggagaaactccccaaatataggtgtgccaagcttgtagcgtcatacccaagaagactcgaggctgtaatcgctgccaaaggttgcttcaacaaagtactgagtaaagggtctgaatacttatgtaaatgtgatatttcagtttatttttaatgcaCTAACTTCTCTTTGTGGTGCTATGCTGATTGTTCCTGTTCTGTCTCGTCTCCACCCAGCTGACGTTTTGAGTGAGGAGGCCATTCTGAGGTGGTACAAAGACACTCACACCACCAAAGGTAAAGGTGTCTTTGTCGAGCAGATGAAGAAGTTTGTTGAGTGGCTGCAAAATGCAGAAGAAGGTAACGTttatatttaaataaaggttacaggTAACCtaatcaataacaatagaaaaccATTGCATTTTCAGAGAATTATTGTTGAATCAATGAAACTGGACTTAACATTCAATAGGCTTCCTGTTGGGCTGTAATGTGCTCTAAACTGTAATTCCTGTTTTCACCAGTAAGAGGAGCTGTTTAGTTATATCTCCTTGTTTATTTTCCCCTGTAGAGTCTGagtctgagggagaggaggactagAAGACTGACCCAGCAAGGAGTTTGTCTGTAACTCTGAAGTCTGCTGCATCCTGTGGCCTGTATGTCAGTCAGTCCCCATGTTGCGTAGTACATGTTTCAGGTTGTCTTTAAAGCATTCATGCTACCTATTTTAGAAGATTTGCTAGACTTTATTATATTAGTGGGGTTCCTGAGACATTCAAGATAAGGCATTGTGAGAAGTATGAGAATGTGTGCAACATTACTGCAATAAATACGACCTGGAACGCGCCTATCCATAATGTCTGACCGACCAGGGGTCAGACTCAACCTCCTGCTCCAGGCAATCAAAGCACAACCCCCAGCAATAAACCCCCGGACCTCCCAACTCAACTTCAATATCTCTGATATTTTAAATTAAAGATTGGACCTTTAATACAGGTTGAACACATCAGTCAGAGCAGACTCCCTTCACTAACGTTGTTCAGGCATAGAGAGGAAGTCCAGACCTCAATCTGCAGTAGATTGTCATACTTGTTTTATGGATACTCAACTTTGTATGCAACTTGGCAATGCTTTTATCTTTTTATTAATAAAGTGTTTTTATATGTATTCGCTTGTTTTGTTTCTGTATTGTGATCTTAAATCAGTAGGTTAGTAAATCTGGGTTCTGTTCATGTGTCTGATAGAGGCCAAGGAAGTTGGTTTTAACAAACTGATTAGTTAGGTACTCAGAGCTGAACGAGAAAGTGGATGACTGAATTCTATTAttgggaggagatgagaggtgaAGTTCACTCAGTCATTGTGTAACTTAACCTTCATGCACCTGCTTCTGCACCTGAACAGGCCAGGTAAAGGAATGCCATTGACACTATTGTGACCTCTGTCCATTCCCTagttagtgtactacttttgaccagggcccatggggaagAGGTTGCCATTTTAGACACAACATCTAGGGAGTTAATGAGCAACAGGGACCTCCACTGTAGATAAAGAATTACATCAGTGCCATACTGCTGCATCTACTGTAGGTCTATGTTTCTCAGAGCAGTATGTTGCCTCTAATATTCACTAGAGCCATAACCTGATTTCAGAATGTTTTTCCTTTTCGATCCAGGGACTGAGAGTCCACACTTTGGGATTGTCAGTTAATTGGTGCATTTAGGTCAAATTAATGCCTGAACAGCTTTCACTGACATAGATATTGTGTGTTTGTTCCTGCCTGTGCGTTTTTCATTTGAGGATCTCTGGGTCTCCCCCTACCCCAACCTGTCGTTTTCCTGTCTGTTTAGGTTTAGGTGGGCAAAGGAAATCCCAGCCATGCAGGGCTTCACTGACCCACAGAGGATGCTTAATTATTCATGAACTAGGCCTGCCTATGGCTGTAATGTGATGCTGGTCTTACATGCACATTCAATGGTAACCTCAACTAATTAGCCAGCTCCAGTTCTCATAAGGATATTTGGATATAGTGTATCATGTGTCCTCATCAATATGATACAATGATCTTGTAAATTTTGTGTAGGCTATTTATCTGGAACGCATACTCAACCTGCACCTGCTGGAGCTGTCTGGCGGTTAGAACGATCTGAAACGCGCCGCCACCACATCTCTCCGCAATTATTTGCATATCAATGACAAACGTTCTCCTTTAACCAATCAGCTTACAGTGGAAGCTCCATAGCAACATCCATTCTAGGCATGTCATCTCGCGACCAGACTTTGTAGTGGTGAAATTCGTAACCGTTAAGggttttttcattttgtttttacaagGAATTACTTTATCTTATTATTCGTTTAGACTATTCCAAAAAATCGCCAGGATGGGCTGCGCCGGATTCACCTGCTCCAAGCACTCCCTCTGTGCGCTCAATATCCTCTATGTTGTGAGTATACGGTTCAAGAATTTACCATATGGAGCATTATTATTCCACTGTAACAGGTTTTGGTTTTTGGGTCGGGTAGACTGACTATATGCTGCTTTTTATGCGGTCTGTACGGGTGTGTAAGAAACATTTTTGCCGTGCAGCCTATTGTAAACAATACATTGGGTCAGACCAGGCTCCCATGTTATTAATTATTCAAACTGAGCCGCTGTCTGGAATCTCCAGTTTGCCGAAGGCAACCTCGACAAGTCAAAATATTATAATTTATATTCAGTATTTAGGCTACTGAATATTTAGAATAGCCTATATTATTTCCTGTTCATTTCCTATCTCTCCTGAGTCCTGACACTTTCCAATGCAAGTGTTCATCCTTTCTTTGCTCAGCTCAAACCATTCCTGATATATCTGATCAAGTGATCGTTACTGAAAACAACGTATAGGCCATAGTGTGTCTGTAGACTCCATAGCATCCTGTCCAAATCCTCAACATAGGGCCTCCAATGTTTTGCAGTCTGAGaaatacaggagtgatggtggcATCAAAACAGACCACAGTGGTGACCTAGATTTAAAATGAATATACGTTTGCGGGCAAATAAATGCTGTCATGGTGGAAAATGATGTTCCGCTTTTGACTGTCGCTTCTTCTGCCTTTAAAAGCGTGTAGTCTGAGGTGTAGCCTGTGTGCGCTTCAATGTCCTCCTGACCGGTTGTACCATTGAAATTGCATCACTCACTTTGTTTTATTATATAAGCCTATCTAATTTGTGGTCAacatccactctctccctctttctctctctcacacacacacagaccatgtTTGACTGTGGAGAGTTCATACTTCATATAATGACCCAAAGAGATCTATTGCTTAGGGTCTtggctgtctgtctgcgtctgtgcATGCCTATCtatttttcactgtctgtccGTCCTTCCCTCCATTTCTAGATGGTGAGTCTGCTGATGATCGGCATCGCTGCGTGGGGGAAGTGGTTCGGCCTGGTGTCCAGCTTCCAGGTGGTGGGCGGAGTCATCGGAGTGGGGGTGTTCCTGTTCTTGGTGGCGTTGGTCGGCCTCATCGGGGCCGTGAAGCACCACCAGGTCCTACTCTTCTTCGTATCCTAACCTTCCACCAAGGCAGACTTGACCTGACGGCAGACTTGACCTGACGGCAGACTTGACCCTAGACCCAAGCATATTTGGGGTCTAGAATTTGAATTATGGCTTGAGTATAGGTTTGGGGTTGGTTTTCAAGTCCAGTAGATTGAGGCCTTGGGTAGGCTCCGTGTTAAATCCAAGAGAACTGAAGTTTCAATGAAGCTTTTCAAATAGCTTCCGCAGATTGTCTGAATGAGACTACCCTCTACACGCCGTGCTTCACCCATTGTGCTTTATTTCAATAGGACTCATAGCCCCTTGTCGTTTATCCATGACCTGTTTTCCAGGTTGTGCTGTTCTCTTACCCTTCTGTATGTTGTGGGGTATTTCCTGCAGGTTTTCCATTCATGCATGGCATGCACACGCAATAATATCTATGAGACCAGGTCCAGTATGGTAATACACATTGTAGTCAGCCTGCATAGATActgctgacccctgacccctgcttCTGTCTTTGtcattattacagtattattataatattattacatTACGTTATtgcagtattattatattattacattacGTTATTACAATATTACACAGTCGTTAATAGTGTATTTCACTCTAGAATATTCCATATTACTAATATAGAAGGATAGAGAAATACAACAGTTGGAGCCCATTGACTGTTGAAAATAATTAACCTCTACCTTTGGAAGTGTGACCAACTGGTTTCAAAACTACAAAAGCTCTGTGTTGAGAATGTGTGTATTGGAGTGTTATTCCTTGACAGTGGAGCCCAGTATATGATCATCCTCTTCATGGTGTTCATCGTCCAGTTCTCTGTCTCCAGCGCCTGTCTGGCCATCAACAAGGATCAGCAGGTAGGAGCACAAACTGCTGTCAATCACAACAACCTTCTGCTAGGTGCTAGAGGAACAAACCCCACTTTTCAGACAAAACCCAGAAACCTTGTGATGAAATACTAGATGGATACAAGACAACCTGTACTCCTG from Salvelinus sp. IW2-2015 linkage group LG31, ASM291031v2, whole genome shotgun sequence includes the following:
- the tspan13b gene encoding tetraspanin-13b, with the translated sequence MGCAGFTCSKHSLCALNILYVMVSLLMIGIAAWGKWFGLVSSFQVVGGVIGVGVFLFLVALVGLIGAVKHHQVLLFFYMIILFMVFIVQFSVSSACLAINKDQQEHLLEVGWNNSYTTQRDVEKSLNCCGFYYVDNNGTCDAACFPNHSCSPCAEQIQEHAGEVLRFVGGIGLFFSFTEILGVWLTYRYRNQKDPRANPSAFL